Proteins from one Embleya scabrispora genomic window:
- a CDS encoding response regulator transcription factor produces the protein MTRGETMTVLVYSDDRNTRRKVTLALGRRPAVDVPFVEYLECATEPAVIEAMDKGGVDLVILDGETAPAGGMGVCRQLKDEIYNCPPVLTLVGRPQDAWLATWCRADAVVAHPLDPRTLASAAADLIRGRIAGRQPA, from the coding sequence ATGACGCGCGGCGAGACCATGACCGTCCTTGTGTACAGCGACGACCGCAACACCCGTCGGAAGGTCACCCTCGCGCTCGGGCGCAGGCCCGCCGTCGACGTACCGTTCGTGGAATACCTGGAGTGCGCCACCGAGCCCGCCGTGATCGAGGCGATGGACAAGGGCGGCGTGGACCTCGTGATCCTGGACGGGGAGACCGCCCCCGCCGGCGGCATGGGCGTGTGCCGGCAGCTCAAGGACGAGATCTACAACTGCCCGCCCGTACTCACCCTGGTCGGTCGCCCGCAGGACGCGTGGCTGGCCACCTGGTGCCGGGCCGACGCGGTGGTCGCGCATCCGCTGGACCCGCGCACGCTCGCCTCGGCGGCGGCCGACCTGATCCGCGGGCGGATCGCGGGACGTCAGCCGGCCTGA
- the trpD gene encoding anthranilate phosphoribosyltransferase: MGASASTYQSGGNPAARSWRDLLASLMRGDDLPADATAWAMDHIMTGEATPVQVAGFVIALRAKGETVDEVSGLVRAMYEHASTIEVPGRTVDIVGTGGDLARTVNISTMSAIVVAGAGETVVKHGNRAASSASGAADVLEALGVVLDLTPDQVARTAREAGITLCFAQRFHPSLRHAAQARRELGVPTTFNFLGPLTNPARVRHHAIGVADLRMAPIVAGVLADRGATALVFRGDDGLDELTVTTTSQVWIVRDGAVREDRVDPRDLGIALNGIETLRGGDATFNAEVARKLLAGEKGAVRDAVLLNSAAALAALGPGDGSLTQQLAAGIERAAEAIDSGAAQAALDRWVGVTRSFARE, encoded by the coding sequence ATGGGCGCCTCGGCCTCTACGTACCAGAGCGGCGGCAACCCGGCGGCCCGTTCCTGGCGCGACCTCCTGGCCTCGCTCATGCGGGGTGACGACCTGCCGGCGGATGCCACGGCGTGGGCGATGGACCACATCATGACCGGCGAGGCCACGCCGGTGCAGGTGGCCGGGTTCGTGATCGCGCTGCGGGCCAAGGGCGAGACCGTGGACGAGGTCTCGGGCCTGGTGCGGGCGATGTACGAACACGCGTCGACCATCGAGGTGCCCGGCCGCACGGTGGACATCGTCGGCACCGGCGGCGACCTCGCCCGCACGGTGAACATCTCGACCATGTCCGCGATCGTGGTCGCGGGCGCGGGCGAGACCGTGGTCAAGCACGGCAACCGGGCGGCGTCGTCGGCCAGCGGCGCGGCCGACGTGCTCGAAGCGCTCGGTGTGGTGCTGGACCTGACCCCGGATCAGGTGGCCCGGACGGCCCGGGAGGCGGGCATCACGCTGTGCTTCGCGCAACGTTTCCACCCGTCGCTGCGGCACGCGGCGCAGGCGCGGCGCGAGCTGGGCGTGCCGACCACGTTCAACTTCCTGGGTCCGCTGACCAATCCGGCACGGGTCCGGCACCACGCGATCGGTGTCGCGGATCTGCGGATGGCGCCGATCGTGGCCGGTGTGCTGGCCGATCGTGGGGCCACCGCGCTGGTCTTCCGCGGTGACGACGGGTTGGACGAGTTGACCGTGACCACCACGTCGCAGGTGTGGATCGTGCGGGACGGCGCCGTGCGCGAGGACCGGGTGGATCCGCGTGATCTGGGCATCGCGTTGAACGGGATCGAGACGCTGCGCGGTGGCGACGCGACGTTCAACGCGGAGGTGGCCCGGAAGCTGCTCGCGGGGGAGAAGGGCGCGGTGCGCGACGCGGTGTTGTTGAACTCGGCGGCGGCGCTGGCCGCGCTCGGCCCGGGAGACGGATCGCTGACGCAGCAGTTGGCGGCCGGGATCGAGCGAGCGGCGGAGGCGATCGACTCGGGGGCGGCGCAGGCGGCGCTCGATCGATGGGTGGGCGTGACGCGGTCGTTCGCGCGGGAGTAG
- a CDS encoding aminotransferase class V-fold PLP-dependent enzyme — MTAGTTSAASVAFDADVAIAAPLPVVGRDVLVPLVTGGEVEYAALDYGASAPCLQRVWDDVAGYLPYYGSVHRGAGYLSQLSTDLYEQSRATVAEFLGLRGDDTLLFTRGTTDSLNLLASVLPRGTRVFVFETEHHAALLPWRRHAGVTQLAAPSSPAQAVAALEAALEGSGDGPRLVCVTGASNVTGELFPVAELAEVAHRFGARIVLDAAQLAPHHPVSVADLDVDWIALSAHKLYAPFGSGVLAGRGDWLDAAEPYLAGGGASKAVSRDHVEWQSGAARHEAGSPNVIGAYALASACRAITEAGPAALVAREEALLARLRARLAEIPQVRTLELFGPESARVGVLSFVVEGWNSSRFAAVLSAEYGIGVRDGLFCAHPLVRHLLGGRADQPTECGSPDAPEGQQNLNAIRVSFGLGTPVEHLDRFAAAVRELVERGAVWNYTVDGGRCVPDADPRGERSLPAA, encoded by the coding sequence ATGACCGCCGGTACCACTTCCGCTGCTTCCGTCGCCTTCGACGCCGATGTCGCCATCGCCGCCCCGCTGCCCGTGGTCGGGCGGGATGTGCTCGTTCCGCTGGTCACCGGGGGCGAGGTGGAGTACGCGGCGCTCGACTACGGGGCCAGCGCGCCGTGTCTGCAGCGGGTGTGGGACGACGTGGCCGGCTATCTGCCGTACTACGGCAGCGTGCATCGCGGCGCCGGCTACCTGTCGCAGTTGTCCACCGATCTGTACGAGCAGAGCCGGGCCACGGTCGCGGAGTTCCTCGGGCTGCGGGGCGACGACACGCTGCTGTTCACCCGGGGCACCACCGACTCGCTGAACCTGCTCGCCTCCGTACTGCCGCGCGGCACCCGGGTGTTCGTGTTCGAGACCGAGCACCACGCGGCGCTGCTGCCGTGGCGTCGGCATGCCGGGGTGACCCAGTTGGCGGCGCCGTCCTCGCCGGCGCAGGCGGTCGCGGCGCTGGAGGCCGCGCTCGAAGGCTCCGGCGACGGGCCTCGTTTGGTGTGTGTGACCGGTGCCTCGAACGTGACCGGCGAGCTGTTCCCGGTGGCGGAACTGGCCGAGGTGGCGCACCGGTTCGGGGCGCGGATCGTGCTGGACGCGGCGCAACTGGCGCCGCACCACCCGGTGTCGGTCGCGGACCTGGACGTGGACTGGATCGCGCTGTCGGCGCACAAGCTGTACGCGCCGTTCGGCTCGGGGGTGTTGGCCGGGCGCGGGGACTGGCTGGACGCGGCGGAGCCGTACCTGGCGGGCGGCGGGGCGAGCAAGGCGGTCTCGCGCGACCACGTCGAGTGGCAGAGCGGCGCGGCCCGGCACGAGGCGGGGTCGCCGAACGTGATCGGCGCCTACGCGTTGGCGTCCGCGTGCCGGGCGATCACCGAGGCGGGGCCGGCGGCGCTGGTCGCGCGCGAAGAGGCGTTGTTGGCGCGGTTGCGGGCGCGGTTGGCGGAGATTCCCCAGGTGCGGACGCTGGAGCTGTTCGGGCCCGAGTCGGCCCGGGTGGGCGTGCTCTCGTTCGTGGTCGAGGGGTGGAACAGCTCGCGGTTCGCGGCGGTGTTGTCGGCGGAGTACGGGATCGGCGTGCGGGACGGGCTGTTCTGCGCGCACCCGCTGGTGCGGCACCTGTTGGGCGGGCGGGCCGATCAGCCGACCGAGTGCGGGTCGCCGGATGCGCCGGAGGGGCAGCAGAACCTCAACGCGATCCGGGTCAGCTTCGGTCTGGGAACGCCCGTCGAACACCTGGACCGCTTCGCGGCGGCAGTGCGGGAGTTGGTGGAGCGCGGAGCCGTCTGGAACTACACGGTGGATGGCGGGCGGTGTGTCCCGGACGCGGACCCGCGCGGCGAGCGCTCGTTGCCCGCGGCATAG
- a CDS encoding Lrp/AsnC ligand binding domain-containing protein, with the protein MITAIVQVKTRVDQTPEIAEAIAAIEGVSEVYSVTGEFDLIAMVRVRAHDDLADVIPGRLNKVPGVEATTTHIAFRTYSQHDLEAAFAIGLE; encoded by the coding sequence GTGATCACCGCGATCGTGCAGGTCAAGACGCGTGTGGACCAGACCCCGGAAATCGCGGAGGCGATCGCCGCGATCGAGGGTGTGAGCGAGGTCTACTCGGTGACCGGTGAGTTCGACCTGATCGCCATGGTGCGCGTACGCGCCCACGACGACCTGGCCGACGTCATCCCCGGCCGCCTCAACAAGGTCCCGGGAGTAGAGGCCACCACCACCCACATCGCCTTCCGCACCTACTCCCAACACGACCTCGAAGCAGCCTTCGCCATCGGCCTCGAATAA
- a CDS encoding cytochrome c oxidase assembly protein, with amino-acid sequence MSGSAGDAGMFLAHATPGNVPPELTPIRLLTGWVFEPIPILVAMVFGGLYLYGVHKLRARGDAWSRWRTFSFLGLGLGTFLIATESALAAYDTVLLSVHMVQHMVLAMITPIFLALGAPITLALRTLPTKWRNRLNALLHSRFSKVVTFPAFAGFVFVLNPFALYFTPWYELTLRNTFMHDMNHVHFVIIGCMWFWPLLGLDPMPRASHPMRLLAVFATLPFHAWLGIAIMSSSTVLAGDWYNDLGRDWGASPLSDQGTAGGILWGSGDIIGLLVFLVLFVQWAKASEREAVREDRRLDRLELIEAGRKAREERLAREAAAGGEGAEGAEGAGKSVAKSTLAGDSARTEDGDSAVRVARGVEPRPAGAAE; translated from the coding sequence GTGAGTGGCTCCGCAGGCGATGCCGGGATGTTCCTGGCACACGCGACCCCAGGGAACGTCCCGCCCGAACTGACCCCCATTCGGCTCCTGACCGGGTGGGTGTTCGAGCCGATCCCGATCCTGGTCGCGATGGTGTTCGGCGGGCTCTATCTGTACGGGGTGCACAAGCTCAGGGCCCGTGGGGACGCGTGGTCGCGGTGGCGCACCTTCTCGTTCCTGGGGTTGGGTCTCGGCACGTTCCTGATCGCGACCGAGTCGGCGCTGGCCGCCTACGACACCGTGTTGTTGAGCGTGCACATGGTGCAGCACATGGTGCTGGCGATGATCACGCCGATCTTCCTGGCGCTGGGCGCGCCGATCACCCTCGCATTGCGCACCCTGCCGACCAAGTGGCGTAATCGGCTCAACGCCCTCCTGCACAGCAGATTCTCGAAGGTGGTCACCTTCCCGGCCTTCGCCGGCTTCGTCTTCGTGCTCAATCCGTTCGCGCTGTACTTCACGCCCTGGTACGAGCTGACGCTGCGGAACACGTTCATGCACGACATGAATCACGTGCACTTCGTGATCATCGGCTGCATGTGGTTCTGGCCACTGCTCGGGCTCGACCCGATGCCGCGCGCGAGTCATCCGATGCGGTTGCTGGCGGTCTTCGCGACACTGCCGTTCCATGCCTGGCTGGGCATCGCGATCATGAGTTCGTCCACCGTGCTGGCCGGTGACTGGTACAACGACCTCGGTCGCGACTGGGGCGCGAGTCCGCTGTCCGACCAGGGCACCGCCGGCGGGATCCTGTGGGGCAGCGGCGACATCATCGGACTGCTCGTCTTCCTCGTGTTGTTCGTGCAGTGGGCCAAGGCGTCCGAACGCGAGGCGGTGCGCGAGGACCGGCGGCTCGATCGACTCGAACTGATCGAGGCCGGGCGCAAGGCCCGGGAGGAGCGGTTGGCGCGTGAGGCGGCGGCGGGCGGCGAAGGCGCCGAGGGCGCCGAGGGCGCCGGAAAATCCGTCGCGAAGAGCACTCTTGCGGGTGACTCTGCCCGAACGGAGGACGGCGATTCGGCCGTCCGGGTGGCCCGCGGGGTCGAGCCGAGGCCGGCGGGCGCGGCCGAGTAG
- a CDS encoding NYN domain-containing protein: MLTGPLPEAVRVRVISVAADALGTMTADEVPGPLRRFARFTHQRRAKFAATPLAAALENDPVFRQRIAERFRKGLPEISEALEAGKVPAAADPLDVAAAAYLLRPRGWVRLIETAGDAAKEAAADRAEAEAAETLSRLEHEVGVLRAASKTEHERLRAELETARKEADHLRRQVRGLQGSAKHEEKEARRARSELDAVRVEAQAAIAAAEKEARRLRGRVAEVESALEASRRAAREGRSMEDTRVRLLLDTVLEAAQGLRRELALPPVGIRPADMVDAVVPGASGIKDIAQRALEGDDPALLDQLLALPQAHLVIDGYNVTKTGYPTLALNKQRDRLVGGLTGLAAQTGCEVTCVFDGAQLDAPVLLAPARGVRVMFSKPGETADELIRRLVRAEPPGRPVVVVSTDREVAEGVRKAGARPVPSTMLLRRLTRG; encoded by the coding sequence GTGTTGACCGGGCCGTTGCCGGAGGCGGTTCGGGTTCGGGTGATCTCGGTGGCCGCCGACGCGCTCGGCACGATGACCGCCGACGAGGTCCCGGGACCGCTGCGCCGGTTCGCCCGGTTCACCCACCAGCGCCGGGCCAAGTTCGCCGCGACGCCGCTGGCCGCCGCCCTCGAGAACGATCCGGTGTTCCGCCAGCGCATAGCGGAGCGCTTCCGCAAGGGCCTGCCGGAGATCTCCGAGGCGCTCGAAGCGGGCAAGGTGCCCGCCGCGGCCGACCCGCTCGACGTGGCCGCCGCCGCCTACCTGCTGCGTCCGCGCGGCTGGGTCCGGCTGATCGAGACCGCCGGCGACGCGGCCAAGGAGGCCGCCGCCGACCGTGCCGAGGCCGAGGCCGCCGAGACGTTGTCCCGCCTGGAGCACGAGGTCGGCGTACTGCGCGCGGCCTCGAAGACCGAGCACGAACGGCTGCGCGCCGAGTTGGAGACGGCCCGCAAGGAGGCCGACCACCTGCGCCGCCAGGTGCGCGGCCTGCAGGGCAGCGCCAAGCACGAGGAGAAGGAGGCCCGCCGGGCCCGCTCCGAGCTGGACGCGGTGCGGGTCGAGGCGCAGGCCGCGATCGCCGCCGCGGAGAAGGAGGCGCGCCGGCTGCGCGGCCGGGTCGCCGAGGTCGAATCGGCCCTGGAGGCCAGCCGCCGGGCGGCCCGCGAGGGACGCAGCATGGAGGACACCCGGGTCCGGCTGCTCCTGGACACCGTCCTGGAGGCGGCCCAGGGCCTGCGTCGCGAGCTGGCGCTGCCCCCGGTCGGGATCAGGCCGGCCGACATGGTGGACGCGGTGGTGCCGGGCGCGTCCGGGATAAAGGACATCGCGCAGCGCGCGCTGGAGGGTGACGACCCGGCCCTGCTGGATCAGTTGCTCGCGTTGCCCCAGGCGCACCTGGTGATCGACGGCTACAACGTGACCAAGACCGGCTATCCCACGCTCGCGCTGAACAAGCAGCGCGATCGGCTGGTCGGCGGGCTGACCGGGCTCGCCGCGCAGACCGGCTGTGAGGTGACCTGCGTATTCGACGGCGCGCAACTGGACGCGCCGGTACTGCTCGCTCCCGCGCGCGGTGTGCGGGTGATGTTCAGCAAGCCGGGGGAGACGGCCGACGAGCTGATCCGCCGGCTGGTCCGGGCCGAGCCGCCGGGCCGACCGGTCGTGGTGGTCTCCACCGACCGTGAGGTGGCCGAGGGCGTGCGCAAGGCGGGTGCCCGCCCGGTGCCCTCGACGATGTTGCTGCGCAGGCTCACCCGCGGTTGA
- a CDS encoding exonuclease domain-containing protein has translation MPGSRAIRDEVERQVFTVVDLETTGLDPREARITEIAAVRVRGADRLGEFATLVAPGVPIPEFITDLTGISDDLVADAPPLRLVLPAFTHFAEDAILVAHNAPFDVGFLRTASIACDHAWPDFRVVDTLALARALLPAGTLPNLRLGTLARYFEAPTDPTHRALADARATAHVLGAFIDRMHASGRHELADLLALGRPRHRASASAKPLRSGDP, from the coding sequence ATGCCCGGATCCCGAGCGATTCGTGACGAGGTGGAGCGACAGGTGTTCACGGTCGTCGATCTGGAGACCACGGGCCTGGATCCGCGGGAGGCCCGAATCACCGAGATCGCCGCCGTCCGGGTGCGTGGGGCGGACCGCCTGGGCGAGTTCGCGACCCTGGTCGCGCCCGGGGTGCCGATCCCGGAATTCATCACCGACCTGACCGGGATATCCGACGACCTGGTGGCCGACGCGCCGCCGCTGCGCCTGGTGCTGCCGGCGTTCACCCACTTCGCCGAGGACGCCATCCTGGTCGCCCACAACGCCCCCTTCGACGTGGGCTTTCTGCGTACCGCGAGCATCGCGTGCGACCACGCCTGGCCCGACTTCCGGGTCGTCGACACCCTCGCCCTGGCCCGCGCGCTGCTGCCCGCCGGGACACTGCCGAACCTGCGGTTGGGCACCCTCGCACGCTACTTCGAGGCGCCCACCGACCCGACCCACCGAGCGTTGGCCGACGCACGCGCGACGGCACACGTGTTGGGCGCGTTCATCGACCGGATGCACGCGAGCGGCCGCCACGAACTGGCCGACCTCCTGGCCCTGGGCCGCCCCCGGCACCGGGCGTCCGCGAGCGCCAAACCACTCCGATCGGGTGACCCGTGA
- a CDS encoding ribonuclease E inhibitor RraB — protein MILERFLRRRRAEPVPALVDDGTLVVVGSCFDPARADSAVVAEMRAAGVAVETGPFVMRHLVTLPDHDAVAEATRILAADGWAVTVVAADERPLRVRIARQQVLTGLEPARERTRMAGLAQRLGGDAEGYEVLARG, from the coding sequence ATGATCCTCGAACGGTTCCTCCGCCGGCGGCGTGCCGAGCCGGTGCCCGCGCTCGTCGACGACGGCACGCTGGTCGTGGTCGGCTCCTGCTTCGATCCGGCGCGTGCCGACTCGGCGGTGGTCGCGGAGATGCGGGCGGCCGGAGTGGCGGTGGAGACCGGTCCGTTCGTGATGCGGCACCTGGTGACCCTGCCGGATCACGACGCGGTCGCGGAGGCGACCCGGATCCTGGCAGCGGACGGGTGGGCGGTCACGGTCGTGGCGGCCGACGAGCGGCCGCTGCGGGTGCGGATCGCGCGGCAGCAGGTGCTCACCGGCCTCGAACCGGCCCGCGAACGCACCCGCATGGCGGGGCTGGCGCAGCGGTTGGGCGGGGACGCCGAGGGCTACGAGGTGCTGGCGCGCGGGTGA
- a CDS encoding M48 family metallopeptidase encodes MSVQRLLLICLICTGVVLLVAVAVTTPWRPLPEPPGGFTHPDAARDFTAAEIARGQALARAARPPAYLSMALSLVVSLVLGLTPAGARIIEAVARPLGGGWAWRILLGGLVLALIGRLATLPFAARLEVVRRRYGLSVQSWGSWWADLGKGFAMSTGLLLVVALALYALIRALPRAGWPIAAGGGALLVVAVSFLYPLLVEPAFNKFHSMPDGPLRTSLLQLAERDGVPVQDVLVADASRRTTALNAYVSGFGSTRRIVVYDTTVRDADPREVELIAAHELGHAKRDDVLHGTLIGAAAMAAGVCGLGLLMSWSPLLRRAGADAAGDPRSLALLLAAVAVIGTLAGPGEMLISRRLEARADVHALDLTRDPEAFIRMQHNLAVTNRSNVTPNPILQFLFASHPSAPERIASARDWERLHGKG; translated from the coding sequence ATGTCGGTCCAGAGGTTGTTGCTGATCTGCCTGATCTGCACGGGTGTGGTGCTGCTCGTGGCGGTCGCGGTGACCACGCCGTGGCGCCCGCTGCCGGAGCCGCCGGGCGGGTTCACCCACCCGGATGCGGCGCGGGACTTCACCGCCGCCGAGATCGCTCGCGGGCAGGCGCTGGCGCGGGCCGCGCGCCCGCCCGCCTACCTGTCCATGGCGCTGTCCCTGGTGGTGTCCCTCGTGCTCGGGCTCACCCCGGCGGGGGCGCGGATCATCGAGGCGGTCGCCCGTCCCCTGGGCGGCGGCTGGGCCTGGCGGATCCTGCTCGGCGGGCTGGTGCTCGCGCTGATCGGCCGGCTGGCCACGTTGCCGTTCGCGGCCCGCCTGGAGGTGGTCCGGCGGCGCTATGGGCTGTCCGTGCAGAGCTGGGGGAGTTGGTGGGCCGATCTCGGCAAGGGCTTCGCGATGTCCACGGGGCTGCTGCTGGTGGTGGCGCTCGCCCTGTACGCGCTGATCCGGGCGCTGCCCCGGGCCGGCTGGCCGATCGCGGCCGGCGGGGGCGCGCTGCTCGTGGTGGCGGTCTCGTTCCTGTACCCGCTGCTGGTCGAACCGGCCTTCAACAAGTTCCACTCGATGCCCGACGGGCCGCTGCGCACCTCGCTGTTGCAACTGGCCGAGCGGGACGGGGTGCCGGTACAGGACGTGCTGGTCGCGGACGCGTCGCGGCGGACCACCGCGCTCAACGCGTACGTGTCCGGGTTCGGCTCGACCCGGCGGATCGTGGTCTACGACACCACCGTGCGCGACGCGGATCCGCGCGAGGTGGAGTTGATCGCGGCACACGAACTGGGCCACGCCAAGCGCGACGACGTGCTGCACGGCACGCTGATCGGCGCCGCCGCGATGGCCGCCGGCGTCTGTGGGCTCGGCCTGCTGATGTCTTGGTCACCGCTGCTGCGTCGGGCCGGCGCGGACGCCGCGGGCGACCCGCGCTCGCTTGCCCTGCTGCTCGCGGCGGTCGCGGTGATCGGCACGCTGGCGGGCCCCGGCGAGATGCTGATCAGCCGCCGTCTGGAGGCTCGGGCGGACGTGCACGCCCTCGATCTGACCCGCGACCCGGAGGCGTTCATCCGCATGCAGCACAACCTGGCGGTGACCAACCGCTCCAACGTGACCCCGAATCCGATCCTGCAATTCCTCTTCGCCTCCCACCCGTCCGCCCCCGAACGCATCGCCTCGGCAAGAGACTGGGAACGCCTGCACGGCAAGGGGTAG